A genomic segment from Glycine soja cultivar W05 chromosome 18, ASM419377v2, whole genome shotgun sequence encodes:
- the LOC114395409 gene encoding uncharacterized protein LOC114395409, protein MKKLSSTSSHASPSSLSTTSLDPTMCTSKSTTSGCLTAILRKILCSDGLPRDQIRELDSSNAMLSGKDQNLKAKQNTEIDTTTTTTSATSIITTTTTPGIVARLMGLETIEIPCGSKPNSLSRSRSMNSVDYLGVCNGMEEVLHKRVKSTLSFREAPTFLLHESDKFLELSFEGEGGEGREFKSNGRKREPGCAELKQKVRSERGELRENKREKVCDEKVLIEKGKLGKKRVSDVSSGSVGSGGKLQEITNTLHPSKASSEKKKCFDDYEAVKLSQNMKCKEVAVGEKQKRRRKKKKTICQKENKIEVETKSEDSSPVSVLDFEREACATVGLSARRKLSPKLDNDQHLPVRSDGNLMIDDESKVEAIDNNKHEGSKKKEMNGQEYIDIWVEVCRIVEDELAESNKIHIWTNKQGDLGSISADFESEIFDHLLNELVDQLAGIH, encoded by the exons ATGAAGAAGCTCTCATCAACTTCTTCTCATGCATCCCCATCTTCTTTATCCACCACAAGTTTGGACCCAACTATGTGCACCTCCAAAAGCACCACTTCAGGGTGTCTCACTGCTATCTTGCGCAAAATTCTTTGCTCTGATGGCCTTCCAAGGGACCAAATTAGAGAACTTGATTCATCAAATGCTATGTTGAGTGGCAAAGATCAAAACTTGAAGGCTAAGCAGAATACTGAGATCGATAcgactactactactacttctGCTACTAGtattattactactactactactcctGGGATAGTGGCGAGGTTAATGGGTTTGGAAACAATTGAGATACCTTGTGGATCAAAACCAAATTCACTTTCGCGTAGCAGATCCATGAATTCTGTGGACTATTTGGGAGTATGCAATGGAATGGAGGAGGTTCTGCATAAGAGGGTTAAGTCCACATTGTCTTTTAGGGAGGCTCCAACTTTTCTTCTACATGAAAGTGACAAGTTTTTGGAGCTAAGTTTTGAAGGTGAAGGTGGTGAGGGTAGAGAATTCAAGTCCAATGGGAGAAAGAGGGAACCGGGTTGTGCAGAATTGAAGCAGAAAGTGCGATCAGAGAGAGGTGAGTTGAgggaaaacaaaagagaaaaagtgtGTGATGAGAAGGTTTTGATTGAGAAGGGGAAACTTGGAAAAAAAAGGGTCTCTGATGTGTCTAGTGGGAGTGTTGGAAGTGGTGGTAAGCTTCAAGAAATCACAAACACTTTGCATCCTTCCAAGGCTTCTTCTGAAAAGAAGAAGTGTTTTGATGATTATGAAGCAGTGAAATTGTCTCAGAACATGAAGTGCAAGGAAGTTGCGGTTGGTGAAAAgcagaagaggaggaggaaaaagaagaaaacaatttgtcagaaagaaaacaagatagAAGTTGAAACCAAGTCAGAAGATTCAAGCCCAGTTTCTGTCCTTGATTTTGAGCGTGAAGCTTGTGCAACAG TTGGTTTGAGTGCAAGAAGAAAATTGTCACCAAAGCTTGACAATGATCAGCACCTTCCTGTGAGATCTGATGGTAACTTGATGATTGATGATGAGAGTAAGGTTGAGGCAATTGACAACAACAAACATGAAGGgtcaaagaaaaaagagatgaaTGGCCAGGAGTATATAGATATTTGGGTTGAAGTTTGCAGAATAGTTGAAGATGAATTGGCTGAATCAAATAAGATACATATATGGACCAATAAACAAGGTGATTTAGGTAGCATAAGTGCGGATTTTGAGTCAGAAATATTTGATCACTTGCTAAATGAGCTTGTGGATCAACTTGCTGGCATCCACTGA
- the LOC114394956 gene encoding zinc finger CCCH domain-containing protein 66-like: protein MCSGSKRKPSQTGLIMGDEYGRQEGLHHEISALLEFSAADDVRAFRDAVEKEGRDFDEVGLWYGRRVGSKVLCFEERTPLMIAAMFGSKSVLSYILGTGLVDVNRASGSDGATALHCAVAGGSSASLEIIKLLLDASADVSTVDANGNRSCDLIFSVSNGVFNSRKRILQAILEGADGIDEACLPFEEAVGQMEKQQQQDVDAFQVSKDGTEKKDYPVDLSLPDIKNGIYSSDEFRMYTFKVRPCSRAYSHDWTECPFVHPGENARRRDPRRYQYSCVPCPEFRKGSCSKGDACDYAHGIFECWLHPAQYKTRLCKETGCTRRVCFFAHNVEDLRPVYASTGSAMPSPRSYSVSTPSLDPFTLGSPSSLIPPASTPPLTPSRGSSPAGETMWHSQSHATVPTLQLPQSRLKSALNARDVELDMELLGIENHRLLMQQHLMMEGMAGLSSPSNWNNSMPNSPSVGDYTGEFNRLAGVQPTNLDDIFGSQIQYPARIQVHQNVNQQLRGYPSNPYNSSVIGSPSFRVDPSGTAATMPLNPRNAAFANRSQSFVEPNMVNIDSDFPSATSTAAEPSTFSGWGPSDGKLDWSIRGDELKKPSKSSSSGFLKQ from the coding sequence ATGTGCAGTGGTTCCAAGAGAAAACCTTCCCAAACTGGTTTAATAATGGGGGATGAGTATGGAAGACAAGAAGGGTTGCATCATGAAATTTCTGCTTTGCTCGAGTTTTCAGCCGCAGATGATGTAAGGGCTTTCAGAGATGCTGTTGAAAAAGAGGGTCGTGATTTTGATGAGGTGGGGTTGTGGTATGGAAGGAGGGTTGGCTCAAAGGTATTGTGTTTTGAAGAGAGGACCCCTCTTATGATTGCGGCCATGTTTGGAAGCAAAAGTGTGTTATCTTATATTCTTGGGACGGGTCTTGTTGATGTTAACCGGGCTAGTGGGTCAGATGGGGCTACTGCCCTTCATTGTGCTGTCGCTGGGGGTTCTTCTGCCTCCCTTGAAATCATCAAGCTTTTGCTCGATGCATCGGCAGATGTTAGTACTGTTGATGCCAATGGGAACAGGTCGTGCGACTTGATTTTCTCGGTGTCTAATGGTGTATTCAATTCAAGAAAGAGGATACTACAAGCCATACTAGAAGGTGCAGATGGTATTGATGAGGCTTGCCTTCCATTTGAGGAAGCGGTTGGCCAAATGGAGAAACAGCAACAGCAAGATGTAGATGCATTTCAGGTTTCCAAAGATGGGACTGAGAAGAAAGATTATCCGGTTGACCTCTCTCTTCCAGACATAAAAAATGGGATATATAGCTCAGATGAGTTTAGGATGTATACATTCAAAGTGAGGCCTTGTTCAAGAGCTTATTCTCACGATTGGACTGAGTGCCCCTTTGTTCATCCTGGGGAAAATGCAAGGCGCCGTGATCCAAGGAGATATCAATATAGCTGTGTCCCTTGCCCCGAGTTTCGAAAGGGATCCTGCAGCAAGGGGGATGCCTGTGATTATGCGCATGGTATTTTTGAGTGCTGGCTTCACCCTGCGCAATATAAAACACGGCTTTGCAAGGAGACAGGATGCACCAGAAGAGTTTGTTTCTTTGCTCACAATGTGGAGGATCTCCGCCCCGTGTATGCTTCCACTGGTTCTGCTATGCCTTCGCCCAGATCATATTCTGTTAGTACTCCTTCGTTGGACCCTTTCACACTGGGTTCTCCATCTTCCTTGATACCACCTGCCTCAACCCCACCTTTGACTCCATCCAGAGGTTCTTCTCCTGCGGGTGAAACCATGTGGCACTCTCAGTCTCATGCTACAGTTCCTACCCTTCAGCTGCCCCAAAGCAGATTGAAATCTGCACTAAATGCTAGAGATGTTGAATTGGATATGGAATTGCTTGGAATTGAAAATCATAGACTTTTGATGCAGCAGCACCTAATGATGGAGGGGATGGCTGGTCTTTCATCACCTTCTAACTGGAATAACTCCATGCCTAATAGTCCATCAGTTGGTGATTATACCGGGGAGTTCAATAGGCTTGCAGGAGTGCAACCTACTAACCTCGACGACATTTTTGGGTCTCAGATACAGTATCCAGCCAGAATTCAAGTGCATCAAAATGTGAATCAGCAACTGAGAGGCTATCCTTCCAACCCTTACAATTCAAGTGTGATTGGATCACCCTCATTCAGGGTTGATCCATCTGGGACTGCAGCCACAATGCCTTTGAATCCAAGAAATGCTGCCTTTGCTAATCGGAGCCAGAGCTTTGTTGAGCCTAATATGGTTAACATTGATTCTGACTTTCCTTCTGCTACCTCTACTGCTGCTGAGCCTTCTACCTTCTCTGGTTGGGGTCCCTCTGATGGCAAGTTAGATTGGTCCATCCGTGGCGATGAACTAAAAAAGCCGAGCAAATCTTCTTCTTCTGGATTTTTGAAGCAGTAG
- the LOC114396674 gene encoding protein SMAX1-LIKE 6-like: MPTPVSTARQCLTDEAARALDDAVSVARRRSHAQTTSLHAVSALLSLPSASLRDACSRCRSCSYSPRLQLRALELSVGVSLDRLPTTKSSGGGGGGGEEGPPVSNSLMAAIKRSQANQRRHPDSFHLMQMMQQQQQTTSLLKVELKHFILSILDDPIVSRVFAEAGFRSYDIKLALLQPPPPPSRIFSRLTPPVFLCNLEPVQTGSFQPGSRLDENCRRIVEVVARKTKRNPLLMGVYAKTSLRSFVEVVKNGKGGVLPCELNGLSVVSVEKEIGEFLREGGRGEKIFEHVSRLVEQCGAGVVVCFGEIEVFVGGNNEEGDVGFVVSQLTRLLGIHGGKVWLLGVAGTSEAYSKFLRLFPTVDKDWDLHLLTMTSATPSMEGLYPKSSLMGSFVPFGGFFSTPSEFKSPLSCTNASSLSRCDSCNEKCEQEVADILKVGPATSASGYSSTSLPWLQKVNVDSDRRLDVAKTNEENTSLNKKIFGLQRKWSDICQRLHQNRSLPEFDITKARFQATSHEGFQFGPGSSSKGPLHSEIQYPNQISYMSKVSQSAFPFKQILPVSVPFDTVSITDEADHIPKVSKSHMHGTWISPSPKANMSLLDPTTSSSLTPVTTDLGLGTIYTSAAHEPDTPKLSDHKKPLHHLSDSLSTDFDAMNESTSHQIARSSSCSGPNLEGRFETVDFKSFYHLLTEKVGWQDEAIYAINRTVSRCRSCAGKRSSGSHVRADIWLAFLGPDRLGKRKVASALAEILFGNKQSLITVDLSSQDRSYPTNSIFEFQNTYCHDVLMRKTVLDYVAGELSKKPHSVVFLENVDQADFLVQNSLFQAIKTGKFPYSHGREISINNAMFIVTSSVFKGSGSFSLEGDPKMFPEERILEAKRCQMQLSLGLASEDAKRSGCTNVKVAQRKGTSKTTFLNKRKLIESGDSKEKASCKTLKQVGEASRSYLDLNMPLEEVEEGNNYNDYESDAWLNDLCDQVDEKVVFKPFNFDSIAEKVIKSIDTQFQKMLGSEFILEIEYEVMTQILAAAWLSDKKKAVEDWVEHVLGRSLAEAHQKYRFVPEFVMKLVNCERIFLEEQSPGVCLPARINLN; this comes from the exons ATGCCGACGCCGGTAAGCACCGCGAGGCAATGCCTGACGGATGAGGCGGCGCGTGCTCTCGACGACGCCGTCTCCGTCGCCCGCCGCCGCAGTCACGCCCAGACCACCTCCCTCCACGCCGTTTCCGCCCTCCTCTCCCTCCCCTCTGCCTCCCTCCGCGACGCCTGCTCCCGCTGCCGCAGCTGCTCCTACTCCCCCCGCCTCCAGCTCCGCGCCCTGGAACTCTCCGTCGGCGTCTCCCTGGACCGCCTCCCCACCACCAAATCctccggcggcggcggcggcggtggcGAAGAAGGCCCTCCCGTCTCAAACTCCCTCATGGCCGCCATCAAGCGCTCCCAAGCCAACCAGCGGCGGCACCCCGACAGCTTCCACCTGATGCAGATGATGCAGCAGCAACAGCAAACGACGTCGTTGCTCAAAGTCGAACTCAAACACTTCATTCTCTCTATCCTCGACGACCCTATAGTGAGTCGCGTCTTCGCCGAAGCCGGTTTCCGAAGCTACGACATCAAGCTCGCCCTCCTCCAACCCCCTCCCCCACCCTCCAGAATCTTCTCTCGCCTAACCCCACCGGTTTTCCTCTGCAACCTCGAACCGGTTCAAACCGGTTCCTTCCAACCCGGTTCGCGCCTTGACGAGAATTGCCGCAGAATCGTCGAGGTAGTCGcgagaaaaacaaaaaggaaccCTCTTTTGATGGGGGTTTATGCCAAAACCTCTCTCAGGAGCTTCGTTGAAGTTGTGAAGAATGGTAAAGGTGGAGTCTTGCCTTGTGAACTAAACGGTTTGAGCGTGGTTTCGGTGGAAAAGGAGATTGGGGAGTTTCTTAGGGAAGGTGGGAGGGGTGAGAAGATTTTTGAGCATGTGAGTCGTTTGGTGGAGCAGTGTGGTGCTGGGGTTGTGGTGTGTTTCGGGGAAATTGAGGTTTTTGTTGGGGGGAATAATGAAGAGGGTGATGTTGGGTTTGTGGTTTCGCAACTGACGAGGTTGTTGGGGATTCATGGAGGGAAGGTGTGGTTGTTGGGGGTGGCGGGAACATCTGAGGCCTATTCTAAGTTCCTGAGGTTGTTTCCTACTGTGGACAAGGATTGGGATCTGCATCTTCTGACCATGACCTCTGCCACCCCTTCCATGGAAGGACTCTACCCTAAGTCCAG CTTGATGGGGTCCTTTGTGCCATTTGGTGGGTTCTTTTCTACACCTTCTGAGTTCAAGAGTCCCCTAAGCTGTACGAATGCTTCATCTTTAAGTCGGTGTGACTCATGCAATGAAAAGTGTGAGCAAGAAGTTGCTGATATTTTGAAGGTAGGCCCTGCTACTTCGGCATCTGGTTACTCCTCCACGAGCTTGCCTTGGTTACAAAAGGTTAATGTGGACTCAGATAGAAGATTGGATGTGGCAAAG ACTaatgaagaaaatacaagtttGAATAAGAAGATCTTCGGATTGCAAAGGAAATGGAGTGATATTTGTCAACGTCTTCATCAAAATCGATCATTACCTGAATTTGATATTACCAAAGCAAGGTTCCAAGCTACTTCCCACGAGGGGTTTCAATTTGGTCCAGGAAGTAGCAGCAAAGGTCCACTCCATAGTGAAATCCAATATCCTAATCAAATTTCCTACATGTCTAAAGTGTCACAGAGTGCATTTCCATTTAAACAGATATTACCAGTTTCAGTACCTTTTGACACTGTTAGTATCACTGATGAAGCAGACCACATACCAAAAGTTTCAAAGAGTCATATGCATGGTACTTGGATTTCTCCTTCCCCTAAGGCCAATATGAGCCTTCTTGATCCCACAACATCTTCTTCCCTGACTCCTGTGACCACAGATTTGGGATTGGGAACAATATACACATCAGCTGCTCATGAGCCAGACACACCAAAACTAAGTGATCATAAGAAGCCTCTTCATCACTTGTCAGACTCCCTTTCAACCGATTTTGATGCTATGAATGAGAGTACTTCACACCAAATCGCTAGATCTTCTTCCTGTTCTGGTCCAAATCTAGAAGGGAGATTTGAAACTGTAGATTTCAAGTCATTTTACCATCTTCTCACTGAAAAGGTTGGCTGGCAGGATGAGGCCATATATGCTATCAATCGAACTGTGTCCCGTTGTAGATCCTGCGCCGGAAAGCGTAGTAGTGGCTCACATGTTAGAGCAGACATATGGCTTGCATTTCTCGGACCAGATAGActtggaaaaagaaaagttgCATCAGCACTTGCTGAGATTTTATTTGGAAACAAACAAAGCCTAATCACTGTGGATTTGAGCTCCCAAGACAGGTCTTATCCAACAAACTCGATTTTTGAATTCCAAAATACATATTGTCATGATGTGCTTATGAGGAAGACAGTGTTGGACTATGTTGCTGGGGAGTTAAGTAAAAAGCCACATTCAGTTGTCTTTCTTGAAAATGTAGATCAAGCTGATTTCCTGGTGCAGAATAGTTTGTTCCAAGCAATAAAAACAGGTAAATTCCCATACTCACATGGAAGGGAAATCAGCATCAACAATGCAATGTTCATTGTAACCTCTAGTGTGTTTAAAGGTAGTGGCTCTTTTAGTTTGGAGGGGGATCCTAAAATGTTTCCAGAGGAAAGAATCCTAGAAGCTAAAAGATGTCAAATGCAATTATCACTTGGACTTGCTTCTGAGGATGCCAAAAGGAGCGGTTGCACAAATGTGAAGGTTGCACAGAGAAAAGGGACCTCCAAAACAACATTTCTGAATAAAAGAAAGCTAATAGAAAGTGGTGATTCCAAAGAGAAAGCATCATGCAAAACATTGAAACAGGTCGGGGAGGCATCGAGGTCCTATCTGGATCTGAACATGCCTCTTGAGGAGGTTGAAGAGGGCAACAATTACAATGATTATGAAAGTGACGCCTGGTTAAATGATTTGTGTGATCAAGTTGATGAAAAAGTTGTTTTTAAGCCATTCAACTTTGATTCTATTGCTGAGAAAGTAATAAAAAGCATTGACACGCAATTTCAAAAGATGTTAGGATCAGAGTTTATACTTGAAATTGAGTATGAGGTCATGACACAGATACTTGCAGCTGCTTGGTTATCAGACAAGAAAAAAGCAGTGGAGGATTGGGTTGAACATGTTCTTGGCAGAAGCTTAGCTGAAGCTCATCAGAAGTACCGCTTTGTACCTGAATTTGTGATGAAACTGGTTAACTGTGAAAGAATTTTTTTGGAAGAACAATCTCCTGGAGTATGCCTTCCAGCTAGAATTAACTTGAACTGA